CCGCTGCCGGTGAAGCGCGCAAAGAGCCGCTCGTCTCGGGCCAGGGTCCGGAACAGCGACAGGGGTTCATCGCCGGGCGTCTTCAGCCGGCCCAAAGCCTTGGCGACGGCGGGCGGGTAGGGCGCTTTTGCGGGCTCGATCCTGGGCGACATTTGAAATCCTCCGTGCTACAAAATTTGTATCATGCAAGATCGTGGCGATGCTACAAAAAATGAAGCGCCTCTTCCGGGCGGCCCCGTTCGTGGCTCGGACTCTGGCCGCCCCATCATGGCCGCCCTCGATCTGTTGGGGCGTCGCGGCGCCCTGCGGATCGTCTGGGAACTGCGGGAGGGGCGTGTTTTGACGTTCAGGGCGCTGCAGGCGGCGGCTGAACTGCCGCCCGGGACCCTGAACACCCGTCTGGCTGAACTGCGGGCGGCGGATATCGTCGCTGTCGACTGCGGATATCGCCTGAGCTCGCGCGGCGCGGACTTGATCGTCGCGCTGTGGCCTCTGCTAAGGTGGTCCGAGGATTGGGCGAGCGCGCTGGAGACCTGACGTGGCCAAGGTGCTGGGACTGGGCGGGATCTTCTACAAGGCGCAGGACCCAAAGGCGGTCCGTGACTGGTACGCGCGGGTGCTGGGTTTCGAGATCCACGATTGGGGCGGGGCGGTGTTCGAACATCCCCGCTCGACCTCGACGACCTGGTCACCCTTTGCGTCGGACACGCAGTATTTCGCGCCATCGACGTCGCCGTTCATGATCAATTTCATTGTCGATGATATGGATGGGCTCCTGGCTAGGGCGGCCGCCGAGGGCGTGGAGCCCATTGGGCGTCAGGACGAAGACGGCATGGGTCGGTTTGCCTGGCTTATGGACCCCGCAGGGGTGAAGATTGAGCTCTGGGAGCCCGTCAAAGGCGACTCCGAGGCATAAGTTTCTCTTGCCAAATCGGACATAAAGATATCTTTATGTCCCCATGAAGCTTACCGCCGAACAGGTTGTCGAGGTGCTGCGCGCGGCCGGCGAGTCCACGCGCCTGCGGCTTTTGGCCTTGCTGGCGGCCGAGGAGCTGTCAGTACTGGAGCTCTGCCGCATTCTCGACCAGAGCCAGCCGCGCGTGTCTCGCCATCTGAAGCTCCTGGCCGAGGCCGGCCTTGTAGAGCGCTTCCCGGACGGCGCCTGGGTGTTCTATCGCCTGGCCGCAAAGTCGCCCGGCCGGTTGCTGGTTGAGCAGGCGTTGGACCTGATCGACGAGGGCGACGAAATCATCCAGGCCGACGCCGACAAGCTGGCCGCCGTGCGGGCCGAGCGCTCGACCGACGCCCAGGCCTATTTCGCCCGCAACGCCGCACGCTGGAACGAGATTCGCTCGCTCTATGTCGACGAGGCCGAAGTCGAAGCCGCAATCCTGCGCGCTACCGGCGAGGGGCCGTTCGACGAGATGGTCGACCTGGGCGCGGGCGCGGGGCGGATGCTGACCCTGCTGGGCAGGCGCGCCAGCAACGCGCTGGGCCTGGATCTCTCGCAGCAGATGCTGAACATCGCCCGCGACGAGGTGGCCAAGGCCGGCCTCACCGCCTGCGAGTTGCGGCATGGCGACATCTTCCGCACCGGCTTGCCGGGCGGCTGCGCCGATCTCGTCACCGTCCACCAGGTGCTGCACTACCTGACCGATCCGGCGACCGCCGTCGCCGAAGCCGCCCGCCTCGTGACGCCAGGCGGCCTGCTGTTGATCGCCGACTTCGCGCCGCACGATCACGAATTCCTTCGCGAGGTTCACCAGCACCGCCGTCTGGGTTTCGACGACGCCGAGATCGTCGCCTGGATCCAGGCCGCCGGGCTTGCGCTGGAAAGCAATATCGCGCTCCCGCCTGCCACGGCCGAGGGGCTGACCGTCAAAATCTGGACGGCGCGCCGTCCCAGCAAGGCATCCCTCGAAAGGAGCGCCGCATGACTCTTCCGCCTACCCGTCGGGTGATTGGCCCCGTGGCGCGCGCCGGCGAACGTACGGGGCGTCCGCGCGTGTCGTTCGAGTTCTTCCCGCCTAAGACGCCGCAAATGGAGGAAAGTCTGTGGGCGGCGATCACGCGCCTGGCTCCGCTGGATCCTGCGTTCGTGTCTGTGACCTACGGCGCGGGCGGCTCGACGCGCGAGCGCACGCACCGGACCGTCAAGCGCATCCTCGACGAGACCCGCCTCAAGCCTGCGGCGCACCTGACCTGCGTTGGCGCCAGCCGCGACGAGGTCGACGACGTCATCCGCGAGTACTGGGAGACGGGCGTTCGCCACATCGTCTCGCTGCGCGGCGATCCGCCTCCGGGCGAGGGCGGCATCGGCGGGGTCTATGTGCCGCGCGCCGACGGCTACGCCAACGCCACAGAGTTGACCAAGGCCGTGCGCGGGATCGCGCCGTTTGAGGTGCTGGTCGGGGTCTATCCCGAGAAGCACCCTGAGAGCCCTTCTCTGGAGCACGACATCGACGTGCTGAAGCAGAAGGTCGACGCCGGGGCGACCCTTGGCATCAGCCAGTTCTTTTTCGACCTCGATGCGTTCCTTCGCTACGTCGACAAGGTCCGCGCGGCCGGGATCACGATCCCGATCGTGCCGGGGATCATGCCGGTGACGAACTTCGCGGGGCTGAAGAAGATGGCCGCCGCCTGCCAGACGGCGATCCCAGCTTGGTTGGGCAACCTGTTCGACGGCCTGGAGAACGACGCCGAGACCCGTCGCCTGATCGCCTGCTCGGTCGCCGCCGAGATGTGCGCCAAGCTGCAGGAGCAGGGGTTCGAGGACTTCCACTTCTACACCCTGAACCGGGCTGATCTCGTTTACGCCATCTGCCGGGTGCTTGGCGTGCGCGAGGTCTCGCCCGCCACCTCTGAGGTCGCAGCATGAAGCGCTTGCTCCTGATCGCCGCCGCCTCGCTGTTGGCTCTCGCGCCTGCCGCCTACGCCGACGACATGCCGGCCAACTGGACCAAGCCGACCAAGCCCTACCGGGTGGTCGGCAACATCTATTACGTCGGCACCGAAGGCATCTCGTCCTGGCTGATCACCTCGTCCGCGGGGCATGTGCTGCT
The DNA window shown above is from Caulobacter sp. FWC26 and carries:
- a CDS encoding helix-turn-helix domain-containing protein, yielding MAALDLLGRRGALRIVWELREGRVLTFRALQAAAELPPGTLNTRLAELRAADIVAVDCGYRLSSRGADLIVALWPLLRWSEDWASALET
- a CDS encoding VOC family protein; amino-acid sequence: MAKVLGLGGIFYKAQDPKAVRDWYARVLGFEIHDWGGAVFEHPRSTSTTWSPFASDTQYFAPSTSPFMINFIVDDMDGLLARAAAEGVEPIGRQDEDGMGRFAWLMDPAGVKIELWEPVKGDSEA
- a CDS encoding metalloregulator ArsR/SmtB family transcription factor produces the protein MKLTAEQVVEVLRAAGESTRLRLLALLAAEELSVLELCRILDQSQPRVSRHLKLLAEAGLVERFPDGAWVFYRLAAKSPGRLLVEQALDLIDEGDEIIQADADKLAAVRAERSTDAQAYFARNAARWNEIRSLYVDEAEVEAAILRATGEGPFDEMVDLGAGAGRMLTLLGRRASNALGLDLSQQMLNIARDEVAKAGLTACELRHGDIFRTGLPGGCADLVTVHQVLHYLTDPATAVAEAARLVTPGGLLLIADFAPHDHEFLREVHQHRRLGFDDAEIVAWIQAAGLALESNIALPPATAEGLTVKIWTARRPSKASLERSAA
- the metF gene encoding methylenetetrahydrofolate reductase [NAD(P)H] is translated as MTLPPTRRVIGPVARAGERTGRPRVSFEFFPPKTPQMEESLWAAITRLAPLDPAFVSVTYGAGGSTRERTHRTVKRILDETRLKPAAHLTCVGASRDEVDDVIREYWETGVRHIVSLRGDPPPGEGGIGGVYVPRADGYANATELTKAVRGIAPFEVLVGVYPEKHPESPSLEHDIDVLKQKVDAGATLGISQFFFDLDAFLRYVDKVRAAGITIPIVPGIMPVTNFAGLKKMAAACQTAIPAWLGNLFDGLENDAETRRLIACSVAAEMCAKLQEQGFEDFHFYTLNRADLVYAICRVLGVREVSPATSEVAA